In Allocoprobacillus halotolerans, a genomic segment contains:
- the tnpA gene encoding IS66 family insertion sequence element accessory protein TnpA, whose product MKYDWKKIIDDQLNSGLTVNKYCDEHHLALSSFYKNKRKIQKDSVSTDIFLPVGVIDDMPALVSMNIDGHTVEFDSSLLDKVIGALK is encoded by the coding sequence ATGAAATATGATTGGAAAAAGATCATTGATGATCAGCTGAACAGTGGACTCACTGTTAATAAATACTGTGATGAACATCATCTTGCTCTCAGCTCTTTCTATAAAAATAAAAGGAAGATTCAAAAGGATTCGGTTTCTACTGATATCTTTCTGCCTGTTGGAGTTATTGATGACATGCCAGCTCTTGTATCGATGAATATTGATGGTCATACTGTTGAATTTGATTCTTCATTGCTTGATAAAGTCATTGGTGCATTAAAATGA
- the tnpB gene encoding IS66 family insertion sequence element accessory protein TnpB (TnpB, as the term is used for proteins encoded by IS66 family insertion elements, is considered an accessory protein, since TnpC, encoded by a neighboring gene, is a DDE family transposase.): MIINTDEIKNIYVSSHYVDMRKSIDGLTQIVNLQFQMNVLDHSLFIFTNKARNRIKILYYESNGFWLFIKRLEHGRFKIEEHDDSNTRKITSTQLHWLLEGLEFEEKFKEKQLLI, translated from the coding sequence ATGATCATTAACACCGATGAAATCAAGAATATATATGTTTCAAGCCATTATGTTGATATGCGAAAGTCGATTGATGGTTTGACACAGATCGTGAATCTTCAGTTTCAGATGAATGTTCTTGATCATAGTTTGTTTATCTTTACAAACAAAGCCAGAAACAGGATCAAGATACTCTATTATGAATCCAATGGTTTCTGGCTGTTCATCAAAAGACTTGAACATGGCAGGTTCAAGATTGAAGAACATGATGATTCCAATACAAGAAAAATAACTTCCACTCAGCTCCACTGGCTTCTGGAAGGCCTTGAATTTGAAGAAAAATTCAAAGAAAAACAGCTTCTCATCTAA
- the tnpC gene encoding IS66 family transposase has translation MTYKRKKKNNKRGIDISSLPAVTKIYDLENKNCPDCGEPLRKIGENIRKELVYHPAKYEVIEHVQYVYTCDRCEEDSLKSKIFKADMKASVIYKSFASPSLLSYIIDNKFNKALPLYRQEVMFNQIGLKLSRQTMANWMIKLHDEYFKRMTDYMHKTLLQSEYLHADETTNQVLNVPDQKPTTKSYMWVYKTGRSEDKQIVHFIYENTRGHEHAKKHLEGYHNILQTDGYQAYDKLDDIRHMGCWAHCRRKYLEALDGAPSDTDLKGTASYRLLHKINKLFTLEKKLKGKSYEEIKDTRQKEAKPIIDDFFKDVKECAKVAVEKTKLSQALTYSINQEENLRLYLEEGRIEISNNRAENSIRPFCVGRRNWLFSNTVKGAEASAAIYSLLETAKLNNLKPYDYFEYLLTALTEIDINDDKELEKIVPWSKSLPENIYLTKKS, from the coding sequence GTGACATATAAACGAAAAAAGAAAAACAATAAACGTGGCATTGATATTTCATCATTACCCGCTGTAACAAAGATTTATGATCTAGAAAACAAGAACTGTCCTGACTGTGGTGAACCATTAAGAAAGATTGGTGAAAACATCAGAAAAGAACTTGTCTATCATCCTGCAAAATATGAAGTTATTGAGCATGTTCAATATGTCTATACCTGTGACAGATGTGAGGAAGATTCATTAAAATCAAAAATATTCAAGGCAGATATGAAAGCTTCCGTTATCTATAAGAGTTTTGCATCACCATCACTTTTATCATATATTATTGATAATAAATTCAATAAGGCATTGCCTTTATACAGACAGGAGGTGATGTTCAATCAGATTGGATTGAAACTATCAAGACAGACAATGGCCAACTGGATGATCAAGCTTCATGATGAATATTTCAAAAGAATGACTGATTATATGCATAAGACACTTCTTCAAAGTGAATATCTGCATGCGGATGAAACAACAAATCAGGTTTTGAATGTTCCAGACCAGAAACCAACAACAAAATCCTATATGTGGGTATACAAGACAGGACGAAGTGAAGACAAGCAAATTGTTCATTTCATTTATGAAAACACAAGAGGTCATGAACATGCAAAGAAACATCTTGAAGGATATCATAATATACTTCAGACAGATGGATATCAGGCCTATGACAAACTTGATGATATCAGACACATGGGATGCTGGGCACATTGTCGTCGAAAGTATTTAGAAGCACTTGATGGTGCACCATCTGATACAGATCTAAAAGGTACTGCAAGTTACAGACTTCTTCATAAGATCAATAAGCTTTTTACGCTTGAAAAGAAATTAAAAGGCAAAAGCTATGAAGAGATCAAAGACACAAGGCAAAAAGAAGCAAAGCCAATCATTGATGATTTCTTCAAGGATGTCAAGGAATGTGCAAAAGTAGCAGTTGAAAAGACCAAACTCAGCCAAGCCTTAACATACAGCATCAACCAGGAAGAAAACTTAAGATTGTATCTTGAAGAAGGTCGTATTGAAATATCCAACAATCGAGCAGAAAATTCAATTCGTCCATTCTGCGTAGGTCGTCGCAACTGGTTGTTTTCAAACACAGTTAAAGGAGCAGAAGCAAGTGCAGCAATCTATTCGCTCCTTGAAACAGCAAAACTTAATAATCTCAAGCCATATGATTATTTTGAATATCTTTTAACAGCATTAACTGAAATAGATATTAATGATGACAAGGAACTAGAAAAGATCGTGCCATGGTCAAAATCATTACCAGAAAACATATATCTGACTAAAAAATCGTAG
- a CDS encoding UPF0158 family protein yields the protein MHLSDVIQALENTDNDMTWYYHEAKGEFVPVYDDTNMTQIEVMLNSDEYIELPSSYDIHEYHIMEMFIEQLTDQKIRNIMRNVIKGKGAFRRFKDLAHQYHIIDQWYQFLNREYKNIAISWCQKHNLSFVE from the coding sequence GTGCATTTATCCGATGTTATTCAAGCACTTGAAAATACAGATAACGATATGACATGGTATTATCATGAAGCAAAAGGTGAATTTGTTCCTGTCTATGATGATACAAATATGACTCAAATAGAAGTTATGTTGAATAGTGATGAATACATTGAATTACCATCATCTTATGATATTCATGAATATCATATTATGGAGATGTTTATTGAACAACTCACCGATCAAAAAATAAGAAATATCATGAGAAATGTGATTAAAGGCAAAGGAGCATTTCGTAGATTCAAGGATTTAGCTCATCAATATCATATTATTGATCAATGGTATCAATTCTTAAATAGAGAGTATAAAAATATCGCAATCAGTTGGTGTCAAAAACATAATCTTTCCTTTGTTGAATAG
- a CDS encoding tetratricopeptide repeat protein codes for MLDTFSTLEPIQEDFFNHMIELIEKYSSSVDEKTEIYDHLCLQYNQSIIYRFMEQLYKQDYSLEKIIDDLEKKISISYRSTKMFYQKYIYIISHFQPSSFQYIIQKYSQNQEFLFELIKHYINNKQFQEAEKVCIEKMLKIKEKDTYQLLVEIYQETKQKDKLISLYTQLLCRQYPGSIKYYHLLKEMYSLQEWQQKKFEIIHDLEQQQTNLCAIYQEEQMYDSLMRYFIEHQDMIEIRKYEDILFQKEKEKIMALYKEFIMESLKKTGSREFYKNIASYINKIAQYDETTAYQIIDNLVQLYPKRHAMIEEIQIKKESDCAFIRCYSST; via the coding sequence ATGCTTGATACTTTTTCAACATTAGAACCTATACAAGAGGATTTCTTCAATCATATGATTGAATTGATTGAAAAATATAGCTCTTCTGTTGATGAAAAAACTGAAATTTATGATCATCTTTGTTTGCAGTATAATCAATCTATTATTTATCGTTTTATGGAACAGCTTTATAAACAGGATTACTCACTTGAAAAGATCATAGATGATTTAGAAAAGAAAATAAGTATTTCATATCGATCTACAAAAATGTTTTATCAAAAATATATTTATATAATTTCTCATTTTCAACCTTCTTCATTTCAATATATAATTCAAAAGTATTCTCAAAATCAAGAATTTCTCTTTGAATTAATAAAGCATTACATAAATAATAAACAATTTCAAGAAGCTGAAAAAGTATGTATTGAAAAAATGTTAAAGATAAAAGAAAAAGATACTTATCAGTTATTGGTTGAAATTTATCAAGAAACAAAACAAAAAGATAAACTTATTTCTTTATATACACAATTACTTTGTCGTCAATATCCTGGTAGTATTAAATATTATCATTTATTAAAAGAAATGTATTCTTTACAAGAATGGCAACAAAAGAAATTTGAAATCATTCATGATTTAGAACAACAACAAACGAACCTTTGTGCTATTTATCAAGAAGAACAGATGTATGATTCTTTGATGCGTTATTTTATTGAACATCAAGATATGATTGAAATAAGAAAGTATGAAGATATTCTTTTTCAAAAAGAAAAAGAGAAAATCATGGCTTTATATAAAGAGTTTATTATGGAAAGTCTAAAGAAAACTGGATCAAGAGAATTTTATAAAAATATTGCTTCATATATCAATAAAATAGCACAATATGACGAAACAACAGCTTATCAGATTATAGATAATCTCGTACAATTGTATCCAAAACGTCACGCTATGATTGAAGAAATACAAATTAAAAAAGAAAGTGACTGTGCATTTATCCGATGTTATTCAAGCACTTGA
- a CDS encoding SWIM zinc finger family protein: protein MKYGNYFAKRILEKGYQYYLYGSVYNVIKEGNVYKGNVKGTEDYQVEIQISNEFKVTQMHCTCPYAQDGKKCKHEAAVLLEIFGEEAVMGDMHNDEDEWDEEDDYDDGDEYDDYDEYYETRIYQDHEILGPLEKKTKSEILDMIALALEDSSTYDCFLRVIDNDQKIENIKNMIIANISSYLEIQPNKYQDIYAAIQKLHDIHLDN from the coding sequence ATGAAATATGGAAATTATTTTGCTAAACGTATATTAGAAAAAGGCTACCAATATTATTTATATGGATCTGTTTATAACGTTATTAAAGAAGGAAATGTTTATAAAGGCAATGTTAAGGGAACAGAGGATTATCAAGTAGAAATTCAAATTTCTAATGAATTTAAAGTGACTCAAATGCATTGTACATGTCCATATGCACAAGATGGTAAAAAATGTAAACATGAAGCTGCTGTATTATTAGAAATCTTTGGTGAAGAAGCTGTCATGGGTGATATGCATAATGATGAAGATGAATGGGATGAAGAAGATGATTATGATGATGGCGATGAATATGACGATTATGATGAATACTATGAAACAAGAATCTATCAAGATCATGAAATATTAGGACCTTTAGAAAAGAAGACAAAATCTGAAATTTTAGATATGATTGCTTTAGCATTAGAAGATTCTTCAACATATGATTGCTTTCTTCGTGTTATTGATAATGATCAAAAAATAGAAAATATTAAGAATATGATAATAGCAAATATATCTTCATATTTAGAGATTCAGCCAAATAAGTATCAAGATATTTATGCAGCTATTCAAAAACTTCATGATATACATTTAGATAACTAA
- a CDS encoding AAA family ATPase, whose translation MLLDKIILTNFRQYKGNQVIEFAHDKEQNVTVIIGKNTGGKTTLVQAFVWCLYGKSTFKKDTKLLNAEIESEFEDRPIGAISEVAVDLTLTHKGIIYRIERRRTYEKTNRAFREAERFTIKQSEDNGETYHMIELNRNKLDEMIRSILPEDLSSYFFFWGERIDNIDSNKNISQAVKDFLGLSAIDNAKSHIKSVVDQYDIELARLEGVDTQVFQRGKDLEKVKQDIVQKKLN comes from the coding sequence ATGCTATTAGATAAAATAATACTTACCAATTTTCGACAATATAAAGGTAATCAAGTGATTGAATTTGCTCATGATAAAGAACAAAATGTTACAGTTATTATTGGAAAAAATACTGGAGGAAAAACTACTTTGGTACAAGCATTTGTATGGTGTCTATATGGGAAAAGCACTTTTAAAAAAGATACTAAATTATTGAATGCTGAAATAGAATCTGAATTTGAAGATCGTCCGATTGGTGCAATTTCAGAAGTTGCTGTAGATTTAACATTAACTCATAAAGGAATTATTTATCGTATAGAGAGAAGAAGAACTTATGAGAAAACAAACAGAGCTTTTCGAGAAGCAGAAAGATTTACTATTAAGCAAAGTGAAGATAATGGAGAAACTTATCATATGATAGAATTAAATAGAAATAAACTTGATGAAATGATTAGATCTATTTTACCAGAAGATTTATCTAGTTATTTCTTCTTTTGGGGAGAAAGAATAGATAATATTGATTCGAATAAAAATATTAGTCAAGCTGTAAAAGATTTCCTAGGATTATCAGCTATAGATAATGCAAAAAGTCATATAAAATCTGTTGTTGATCAGTATGATATTGAATTAGCAAGATTAGAAGGAGTTGATACACAAGTTTTTCAAAGAGGAAAAGATTTAGAAAAAGTAAAACAGGATATAGTTCAAAAAAAGCTGAATTAG
- a CDS encoding helicase-related protein, producing MQKYKNDYYILVYCGATQYYEHSDDSGSIKQINEVQKVLNKELGMSCLQFTASESSKERQMIIDDFQRGNSCQVLVSMKCLDEGVNIPKIRIAFILASSTNPKEYIQRRGRVLRKAEGKDFAYIYDFITLPRDLHNVKNNEDIEFDNSLIKREVSRMTEFSKLSLNPYATDKLIEELFSIYGAVVYNEEEEGYIL from the coding sequence ATACAGAAGTATAAAAATGATTATTATATATTAGTTTACTGTGGTGCAACACAGTATTATGAACATAGTGATGATAGCGGTTCCATTAAACAGATAAATGAGGTTCAAAAAGTTTTAAATAAAGAATTGGGTATGTCTTGTTTGCAATTTACTGCTAGTGAATCATCAAAAGAAAGACAAATGATAATTGATGATTTTCAACGAGGTAATTCTTGTCAAGTTTTAGTTTCAATGAAATGTTTAGATGAAGGTGTTAATATTCCTAAGATAAGAATAGCATTTATTTTAGCAAGTAGTACAAATCCTAAAGAGTACATTCAACGAAGAGGGCGAGTTTTAAGAAAAGCTGAAGGAAAAGATTTTGCTTATATTTATGATTTTATAACATTGCCAAGGGATTTACATAATGTAAAAAATAATGAAGATATAGAGTTTGATAATTCATTAATAAAAAGAGAAGTTTCTAGAATGACAGAATTTTCTAAATTATCATTAAATCCATATGCTACTGATAAATTAATTGAAGAATTATTTTCTATTTATGGTGCAGTAGTATATAATGAAGAAGAGGAAGGATACATTTTATGA
- a CDS encoding DEAD/DEAH box helicase family protein — MIEEYNKKVSRYPSIPEYIKLRPYQIEAIQKWKENKYVGIFDMATGTGKTITGISAIVDLLNCENMKLGIIICVPYIHLVDQWYEDLVSFKFKPVIGYSNSPQSKWKIKLKREVFEYSNNVRDNFCILTTNKSFSSDYIYTIIKSCKKSCY, encoded by the coding sequence ATAATTGAAGAATATAATAAAAAAGTATCAAGATATCCTAGTATACCTGAATATATTAAATTAAGACCGTATCAAATAGAAGCAATACAAAAATGGAAAGAAAATAAGTATGTGGGTATTTTTGATATGGCAACGGGAACAGGTAAAACAATTACTGGAATATCTGCGATAGTCGATTTATTGAATTGTGAGAATATGAAATTGGGTATTATTATATGTGTACCATATATACATTTAGTTGATCAATGGTATGAAGATCTAGTATCTTTTAAATTTAAACCTGTTATAGGATATTCTAATTCTCCCCAAAGCAAATGGAAAATTAAATTAAAGAGAGAGGTTTTTGAATATTCGAATAATGTTAGAGATAATTTTTGTATTTTAACTACAAATAAATCATTTTCATCTGATTATATATACACTATCATAAAATCATGTAAAAAAAGTTGTTATTAG
- a CDS encoding phospholipase D-like domain-containing protein, which translates to MSLKDINIESEYRIPRDNIVSDFYLPVLSQAVQYDRSVGYFSSDALIKISYGICQLIQNGGKIRLLVSPNLSEEDYNAINEGYRKREEIVEEKLIASISSYEDYFQNERFNLICELIAQNHLDIKIAFSYNNGKIGLYHEKMGLIHDNSENIISFTGSMNETENGMFNNYETVDVFKSWDDMERVQRKMIAFENLWKNSEKGAITFEFPNAVKKEIIKHNKKREL; encoded by the coding sequence TTGAGCTTAAAAGATATAAATATTGAAAGTGAATATCGTATTCCTAGAGATAACATTGTTAGTGATTTTTATTTACCAGTCTTATCACAGGCTGTCCAATATGATAGAAGTGTAGGATATTTTTCTTCTGATGCGTTGATAAAGATTTCGTATGGCATATGTCAGCTTATCCAAAATGGTGGTAAAATTCGTTTGTTAGTATCTCCGAATTTATCAGAAGAAGATTATAATGCAATTAACGAAGGTTATAGAAAACGTGAAGAAATTGTAGAAGAAAAATTAATTGCTTCTATTAGTTCATATGAAGACTATTTTCAAAATGAAAGATTTAATTTAATTTGTGAATTAATTGCACAAAATCATTTGGATATAAAAATTGCATTTTCATATAATAATGGAAAAATAGGATTATATCATGAAAAAATGGGATTAATACATGATAATAGTGAGAATATTATTAGTTTTACTGGCTCGATGAATGAAACCGAAAATGGTATGTTTAATAATTATGAAACTGTGGATGTATTTAAATCATGGGATGATATGGAAAGAGTTCAAAGAAAAATGATTGCATTTGAGAATTTATGGAAAAATAGTGAAAAAGGAGCTATTACATTTGAGTTTCCAAATGCCGTAAAAAAAGAAATAATTAAGCATAACAAAAAAAGGGAATTATAA
- a CDS encoding aminotransferase class V-fold PLP-dependent enzyme, translated as MIYLDNAATTYPKPEILYEKLDYAYRSLSFNAGRGHYQKAQDAYEAIEKTRKFLIQKANGKSLVFTPSATYALNQIIQGINFEENDIVYCSPYEHNSVARTLNAVRKSKHIELKLIPLNKDLSIDLSSFRFECITNKPKVIFCSHVSNVTGYILPIHEIGQIAKENGSIFVVDGAQAFGVVPVNMEEDNIDYYVFAGHKTLYGPLGIGGYLFCTNELNLSVFGGTGTDSLNLDMPKEGNVRFEPSSPNAVAAYGLYHSSKWVFENDVLSHERFLADYLVHKLKNIPEIILYSNLMGNRTGIISFNIKGMKSDDVASILDEDFKIEVRAGYHCAPFIHDYIKSKPYLGTVRISFSYFTTIEDVNTLVNALEEIVLEV; from the coding sequence ATGATTTATTTGGATAATGCCGCAACAACATATCCAAAACCAGAAATACTATATGAAAAATTGGATTATGCTTATAGAAGTTTATCATTTAATGCAGGTAGAGGTCATTATCAAAAAGCTCAAGATGCTTATGAAGCCATTGAAAAGACAAGAAAATTTCTGATTCAAAAAGCAAATGGCAAATCATTAGTTTTCACTCCATCAGCAACTTATGCGTTAAATCAGATTATTCAGGGGATTAACTTTGAAGAGAATGATATTGTTTATTGTTCCCCGTATGAGCATAATTCAGTTGCAAGAACACTAAATGCAGTAAGAAAATCAAAACATATTGAATTAAAATTAATACCTTTAAATAAAGATTTATCCATAGATTTGTCCTCTTTTAGATTTGAATGTATAACTAATAAACCAAAAGTAATTTTTTGTAGTCATGTAAGTAATGTTACAGGGTATATTTTACCAATACATGAAATTGGACAGATAGCTAAAGAAAATGGATCAATATTTGTTGTAGATGGTGCTCAAGCATTTGGTGTTGTTCCTGTAAATATGGAAGAGGATAATATTGATTATTATGTTTTTGCAGGACATAAGACGTTATATGGTCCTTTAGGAATAGGTGGTTATTTATTTTGTACTAATGAATTAAATTTAAGTGTATTTGGAGGCACGGGTACTGATTCTTTAAATTTAGATATGCCAAAAGAGGGCAATGTGAGATTTGAACCATCTAGTCCTAATGCTGTTGCTGCTTATGGTTTATATCATAGTTCAAAGTGGGTTTTTGAAAATGATGTACTATCACATGAACGATTTTTAGCAGATTATTTAGTACATAAATTAAAGAATATTCCAGAGATAATTTTATATAGTAATTTAATGGGAAATAGAACAGGTATTATATCATTTAATATCAAAGGAATGAAAAGTGATGATGTTGCTTCTATTTTAGATGAAGATTTTAAAATAGAGGTGCGTGCTGGTTATCATTGTGCACCATTTATTCATGATTATATCAAATCAAAACCATATTTAGGGACAGTAAGAATAAGTTTTAGTTATTTTACGACTATTGAAGATGTAAATACTCTTGTAAATGCATTGGAAGAAATAGTATTGGAGGTGTGA
- a CDS encoding DUF4007 family protein, with the protein MKTKFKGHETFYFREGWLSKALFNMIDGNSTTMFSHIKDGVSKLGVGANMVKSIKYWLTVTGLIRYRGRGYCLTQFGQLISNYDLYIENELTLWLLHFHLCTNRSEATTWYLFWNEFKAESFETKDVEVVLTNYLNNNQVEFKESALKNDIGVLLNMYSKTLGDDDPEENIVCPLSKLNLITQNQNVYEKKIPILQEGHEIIILYILSKSKNEDGYTYLEQGYMKLSQAEEILNKYMNLNRLLVNEYIDMLKNKYIKVENTAGLDMIYFNENLDVDHIIEEYYERGMNL; encoded by the coding sequence ATGAAAACAAAATTTAAAGGACATGAAACATTTTATTTTAGAGAGGGTTGGTTATCAAAGGCATTATTTAACATGATAGACGGGAATAGTACGACTATGTTTTCACATATAAAAGATGGTGTTTCTAAATTAGGTGTAGGAGCAAATATGGTTAAGTCAATAAAATATTGGCTAACTGTAACAGGATTAATAAGATATAGAGGAAGAGGTTATTGTTTAACTCAATTTGGTCAATTAATAAGTAATTATGATTTATATATTGAAAATGAATTGACATTATGGCTATTACATTTCCATCTCTGTACAAATAGATCCGAAGCTACAACATGGTATTTGTTTTGGAATGAATTTAAAGCAGAATCTTTCGAAACTAAAGATGTTGAGGTGGTTTTAACTAACTATTTAAATAATAATCAAGTTGAATTTAAAGAAAGTGCTTTAAAAAACGATATTGGAGTTTTGTTAAATATGTATTCTAAAACGTTAGGTGATGATGATCCAGAAGAAAATATAGTATGCCCACTATCTAAATTAAATTTAATAACTCAAAATCAAAATGTTTATGAAAAGAAAATACCTATTCTTCAAGAAGGACATGAAATTATAATTTTATATATTTTAAGTAAGAGTAAAAATGAAGATGGCTATACATATTTAGAACAAGGATATATGAAATTGAGTCAAGCAGAGGAGATTTTAAATAAATATATGAATTTAAATAGATTATTAGTCAATGAATATATTGATATGTTAAAAAATAAATATATCAAAGTAGAAAATACTGCTGGCTTAGATATGATTTATTTTAATGAAAATTTAGATGTTGATCATATTATTGAAGAATATTATGAAAGGGGTATGAATCTATGA
- a CDS encoding phosphoadenosine phosphosulfate reductase family protein — MAEIIGPPSRVMRWCCTVFKTGAITRYVDSLYKNKPKIIVFQGIRHSESISRSKYDRESDSPKITKQRVVSPIIKWTDFDVWLYIFTRKLDFNGAYKLGFSRVGCWCCPNNGFWSEFLSKVFHPEQYYPWRDQLIKNAIDIGKKDPEEYVDSGAWKAKQGGEGIEYAKNNVVSFEPCALEENSFNYELNKPIDDNLYELFKPFGKINFDLGNQRLHEVVVMDKNNNIIIKLQGKKGDVHLKVSILTPRLAGSKNFKDAKRKIECQITKFQMCLNCSACMSVCRFDAIKIKYTQNRLVYKIDENKCVNCFECINHYTSGCYLKKVLATRDGMEGIKDENKI, encoded by the coding sequence ATGGCTGAGATTATAGGACCACCATCAAGAGTAATGAGATGGTGCTGTACTGTTTTTAAAACAGGAGCAATTACTAGATATGTGGATTCTCTTTATAAAAATAAACCTAAAATTATTGTTTTTCAGGGAATTCGACATTCTGAATCAATAAGTCGAAGTAAATATGATCGTGAATCAGACAGTCCAAAAATTACTAAACAAAGAGTTGTGTCACCTATTATTAAATGGACTGATTTTGATGTTTGGTTATATATTTTTACTAGAAAACTAGATTTTAATGGAGCTTATAAATTAGGTTTTTCAAGAGTTGGATGTTGGTGTTGTCCGAATAATGGATTCTGGTCAGAGTTTTTATCTAAGGTTTTTCATCCTGAACAATATTATCCATGGCGTGATCAATTGATTAAAAATGCTATTGATATTGGTAAAAAAGATCCAGAAGAATATGTAGACTCAGGAGCATGGAAAGCAAAACAGGGTGGAGAAGGAATTGAATATGCAAAAAACAATGTGGTTTCCTTTGAACCATGTGCATTGGAAGAAAACTCATTTAACTATGAATTGAACAAGCCAATCGATGATAATCTTTATGAATTATTTAAACCTTTTGGAAAGATTAATTTTGATTTAGGAAATCAACGTTTACATGAAGTTGTTGTTATGGATAAAAACAATAATATCATTATTAAATTGCAGGGTAAAAAAGGAGATGTTCATTTGAAAGTTTCTATTTTAACTCCTAGATTAGCAGGTTCTAAAAATTTTAAGGATGCAAAAAGAAAGATTGAATGTCAAATAACAAAATTTCAAATGTGTTTGAATTGCTCAGCATGCATGTCAGTATGTCGTTTTGATGCAATTAAAATTAAATATACGCAAAATAGATTGGTTTATAAAATAGATGAAAATAAATGTGTAAATTGTTTTGAGTGTATAAATCATTATACAAGTGGATGCTATTTGAAAAAAGTATTAGCTACACGAGATGGAATGGAAGGAATAAAAGATGAAAACAAAATTTAA
- a CDS encoding phosphoadenosine phosphosulfate reductase family protein: MGLYRCEKCGIDTELSICPQCGNKTQLLVWVYWSKTKNIPIMSFPNDNNSDLVSLARDIRPVFPQERLLLECILGEPLKYLTSSCWRLPSGSYIIDGQKVNIMNSDHEKILIKDLNKLNADEIREKYQLYESKNTNIYFEKYIEIFVNENKKRYQYIDSEVSEFLEPYINRDISNMFISISGGKDSTVVSDVVTRALGTPKITHIFGDTTLEFPETYEYIKRFKKIIDLHQLLQQKIEKRIFLKWLRL; encoded by the coding sequence ATGGGATTATATAGATGTGAAAAATGTGGAATAGATACAGAATTGAGCATATGCCCTCAATGTGGGAATAAGACACAACTATTAGTATGGGTTTACTGGTCTAAAACTAAAAATATACCAATTATGAGTTTCCCTAATGATAATAATTCAGATTTGGTTTCTTTAGCAAGAGATATTAGACCTGTATTTCCTCAAGAACGTTTGTTGCTAGAATGTATTTTAGGTGAACCATTAAAATATCTAACATCTTCTTGTTGGAGATTGCCTAGTGGTTCATATATAATTGATGGTCAAAAAGTAAATATCATGAACTCTGACCATGAAAAAATTTTGATTAAAGATTTAAATAAATTGAATGCCGATGAAATACGAGAAAAATATCAACTATATGAATCTAAAAATACAAATATTTACTTTGAAAAATATATAGAAATTTTTGTTAATGAAAATAAAAAAAGGTATCAATATATTGATTCAGAAGTATCAGAATTTTTAGAACCTTATATTAATAGAGATATTTCAAATATGTTTATTTCAATATCAGGTGGTAAAGATTCGACTGTTGTGTCTGATGTAGTAACACGTGCTTTAGGAACACCAAAAATCACACATATTTTTGGTGATACTACTTTAGAATTTCCTGAAACATATGAATATATTAAACGATTTAAAAAAATCATAGATTTACACCAGTTATTACAGCAAAAAATCGAGAAAAGAATTTTTTTGAAATGGCTGAGATTATAG